In a genomic window of Taylorella equigenitalis ATCC 35865:
- the dnaA gene encoding chromosomal replication initiator protein DnaA: MEELKLGEFWQECLTKLTEILDENIVHKWIKPLKPLGFSEDDTVIKLEAPTELKKNWVQSYYANTIRDVILEILNINVRVEVVLAPKPQTSSETIPSADFNPNDPVVSAEKPIIDRSIATPTKESYRDKTFEDNTFVMEFEPEKGESEAVESIEALPEPMGRYAYRGMAEIPRDMQQFYKATNLNQRLTFQNLVVGDSNELAYVTAQNVVRNIGKHGYNPLFIYGKTGLGKTHIMHAIGNELFTKHKMRNVLYIHAETYYTEITRRMIEGRWVEYRAQDNKYINSDLLLMDDVQLFARKERTQQEFFVLYEALVNNDKQVVISCDTFPDNLDAIEDRLKSRFQNGLIIEIEPPDVELRVSILKSKAKDFPDMEFTDEVALYIASNIKSNVRELEGALQKVMAYSQFKQIDKPTVDTCKAALRDVLRQRNGSLTVENIQKTVADYYKIRISDIYSKSRSANLVKARHVAMYLTKELTRNSLPEIGQSFGGRDHSTIHHAVEKIASRRREDRQLNHDIRVLEQILGS, translated from the coding sequence TTGGAGGAACTAAAGTTGGGCGAGTTTTGGCAGGAATGTCTAACTAAACTTACAGAGATATTAGACGAAAATATTGTACATAAATGGATTAAACCACTTAAGCCATTAGGATTTTCAGAAGATGATACTGTCATTAAATTAGAGGCTCCCACAGAACTTAAGAAAAACTGGGTGCAATCTTATTACGCAAACACTATCAGAGATGTCATTTTAGAAATTCTTAATATCAATGTAAGGGTTGAAGTAGTACTAGCACCTAAACCTCAGACTTCTTCAGAAACTATTCCTAGTGCTGATTTTAACCCCAATGATCCAGTAGTTTCTGCAGAAAAACCAATTATTGATAGGAGCATTGCCACTCCAACTAAAGAATCTTATAGGGATAAAACTTTCGAGGATAATACTTTTGTAATGGAGTTTGAGCCCGAGAAAGGAGAATCTGAGGCGGTAGAGAGTATAGAGGCATTGCCAGAACCTATGGGTCGTTATGCTTATCGTGGCATGGCAGAGATTCCTAGGGATATGCAGCAGTTCTACAAAGCTACGAATTTAAATCAAAGGCTTACATTTCAGAATCTTGTAGTAGGAGATTCTAATGAGCTTGCATATGTAACAGCTCAAAATGTTGTTCGAAACATTGGTAAGCATGGCTATAACCCATTATTTATCTATGGGAAAACGGGATTGGGTAAAACGCATATTATGCATGCGATTGGTAATGAGCTATTTACCAAGCACAAAATGAGGAATGTGCTTTATATACATGCTGAGACTTACTATACAGAAATAACGCGCCGTATGATTGAAGGTAGGTGGGTTGAGTATAGGGCTCAGGATAATAAGTACATTAATTCCGATCTTTTGCTTATGGACGATGTACAGTTATTTGCACGTAAAGAACGTACGCAGCAGGAATTCTTTGTATTGTACGAAGCACTAGTGAATAATGACAAACAAGTGGTTATTAGTTGTGATACTTTCCCAGATAATTTAGATGCTATTGAGGATAGACTTAAATCAAGATTCCAAAATGGACTAATTATAGAAATAGAACCGCCTGATGTTGAACTTAGGGTCTCAATTCTTAAATCTAAAGCAAAAGATTTTCCTGATATGGAATTTACCGATGAGGTAGCGTTATATATTGCCAGCAATATTAAGAGTAATGTTCGAGAACTTGAAGGAGCATTGCAAAAAGTTATGGCTTATTCTCAGTTTAAGCAAATTGATAAACCTACGGTTGATACCTGCAAGGCAGCTTTAAGGGATGTTTTACGTCAAAGAAATGGTAGTTTGACAGTTGAAAATATTCAGAAAACTGTAGCGGATTACTATAAAATAAGGATTTCGGACATTTATTCAAAATCTAGAAGTGCTAATTTAGTGAAAGCTCGTCATGTTGCTATGTATTTAACTAAGGAGCTTACGCGTAATAGTCTTCCAGAGATAGGTCAGTCTTTTGGAGGTCGTGATCACTCAACTATCCATCACGCCGTCGAAAAGATTGCCTCTAGGCGAAGAGAAGATCGCCAGCTTAACCATGATATTAGAGTTCTTGAACAGATACTAGGAAGTTAA